Proteins from a genomic interval of Diceros bicornis minor isolate mBicDic1 chromosome 34, mDicBic1.mat.cur, whole genome shotgun sequence:
- the FCAR gene encoding immunoglobulin alpha Fc receptor, with protein MTSRDITLLCLMLCLSQKIQAREGCFPIPIISATPSSVIPLNESVKILCRGTPWSFLYQLEILGNSTNKVVEEKFGFQEEVEFIINHMDTNTAGHYQCRYKKEYSWSEYSVALELVVTGLYDKPFLSTDQDSKLIPGKNISLQCGSAHVLFDRFSLVKEGGATLPQHQSEGHLGNFTLGPVSPGFSGNYRCYGWYSDSPYVWSAPSDALKLVVKDTMNQDYTLENLIRMGVAGMVFVALLAILAENWHTCKVPHKEDRQDLPELSWGKQKQHTEPLDQPLRASGLTSNSHQADTGC; from the exons ATGACCTCCAGAGACATCACCCTCCTCTGTCTCA TGCTCTGTCTGAGCCAGAAGATTCAGGCACGGGAAG GATGTTTTCCCATTCCTATCATATCTGCCACGCCCAGTTCTGTGATTCCCTTGAATGAGTCTGTGAAGATCCTGTGCCGGGGAACTCCTTGGTCTTTCCTGTACCAACTGGAGATCCTGGGAAACTCCACAAACAAGGTGgtggaggaaaaatttggatttCAGGAGGAGGTTGAATTCATCATTAACCACATGGATACAAACACTGCAGGGCATTATCAGTGCCGATATAAGAAAGAGTACAGCTGGTCAGAGTATAGTGTAGCCTTGGAGCTGGTGGTGACAG GCTTGTATGACAAACCCTTCCTCTCCACTGACCAGGACTCTAAACTGATACCAGGAAAGAATATTTCCCTCCAATGTGGTTCAGCACACGTCTTGTTTGATAGATTTTCACTGGTCAAGGAGGGAGGAGCCACCTTGCCACAGCACCAAAGTGAGGGACACCTGGGCAACTTCACCCTGGGTCCTGTGAGCCCTGGCTTCTCAGGGAACTACAGGTGCTATGGTTGGTACAGTGACAGCCCTTATGTGTGGTCAGCCCCCAGTGATGCCCTGAAGCTTGTGGTCAAAG ATACCATGAACCAAGACTACACGTTGGAGAATTTGATCCGAATGGGCGTGGCAGGGATGGTCTTTGTGGCTCTCTTGGCCATATTGGCTGAAAATTGGCACACTTGTAAGGTTCCTCACAAAGAAGACAGGCAAGACTTGCCTGAACTGAGCTGGGGTAAGCAGAAACAGCATACAGAACCTCTGGACCAACCCCTAAGAGCCTCTGGACTGACTTCTAACAGCCACCAGGCAGACACCGGGTGCTAA